From one Eucalyptus grandis isolate ANBG69807.140 chromosome 9, ASM1654582v1, whole genome shotgun sequence genomic stretch:
- the LOC104418687 gene encoding transcription factor bHLH154, protein MMADEVDFAEEDNVDESGSFCQLLLANGVEGVEPAMEKQSFIFPKDKKSPQMLCFGRDVAEERGRSLLFHQSQQATVACTPPASASLPPPSCTKSTSCNAPRKPRRKRGGSSQESLVTSKDDVPIRKTSKKSKIQSPPSKALPKGRREKLGERILTLQQLVSPFGKTDTASVLHEAMGYIKFLHEQVQVLCSPYLQQPSTPTHLLPEFGENGGQEGSSKDLRSRGLCLVPMACTYHLQSSNNGADLWSPSMATSFSSSSTKE, encoded by the exons ATGATGGCGGACGAGGTAGATTTTGCAGAGGAAGACAACGTTGATGAGAGCGGAAGTTTCTGTCAGTTGCTTCTGGCGAATGGGGTGGAGGGTGTAGAGCCCGCGATGGAAAAGCAGAGCTTCATCTTCCCGAAGGACAAGAAGTCTCCCCAGATGCTCTGTTTCGGAAGAGACGTAGCTGAAGAGCGAGGCCGGTCTCTGCTTTTCCATCAGAGCCAACAAGCCACGGTCGCATGCACTCCTCCTGCTTCTgcttcacttcctcctccctcctgcACTAAAAGCACAAGCTGCAACGCACCTCGCAAGCCCAGG aggaagagaggagggtCTAGTCAGGAATCGTTAGTAACTTCCAAGGATGATGTCCCAATCCGAAAAACTAGTAAAAAGAGCAAAATTCAGAGCCCTCCTTCAAAAGCTCTTCCAAAG gggaggagagagaagcttgGGGAGCGAATCCTGACGCTGCAGCAGCTGGTTTCACCCTTCggaaag ACAGATACGGCGTCAGTGCTGCACGAAGCGATGGGATACATCAAGTTCCTGCATGAACAGGTTCAGGTCCTGTGCTCTCCTTATCTCCAACAGCCATCCACACCAACCCACCTCCTCCCT GAGTTTGGAGAAAACGGTGGACAAGAAGGATCAAGTAAGGACCTGAGGAGCAGAGGACTGTGCCTAGTCCCCATGGCATGCACTTATCACTTGCAAAGTAGCAATAATGGAGCTGATCTTTGGTCACCTTCAATGGCCAccagcttttcttcttcttccaccaaAGAGTAA
- the LOC104418688 gene encoding LYR motif-containing protein At3g19508 → MEKALRVYGEVLRLVRRLPKDSRPYYAKYARENFVNYRDADAADPSALDELFHRAYNHSIWVLNKYSVEESAANRLKEICLG, encoded by the exons ATGGAGAAAGCGCTGAGGGTGTACGGCGAGGTGCTGAGGCTGGTGCGGCGGTTGCCCAAGGACTCGAGGCCTTACTACGCCAAGTACGCCCGCGAGAACTTCGTCAACTACCGggacgccgacgccgccgaccCCAGCGCCCTGGACGAGCTCTTCCACCGTGCTTACAACCACTCGATCTGGGTCCTCAACAAG TACTCGGTGGAGGAATCTGCTGCGAATAGGCTCAAGGAGATCTGCCTCGGTTGA